The Cohnella abietis genome has a segment encoding these proteins:
- the pgeF gene encoding peptidoglycan editing factor PgeF, producing MEPFQLQLNNEKSSSLLLLQSWCELNGVTAGFTTRQSDNTALHVGDDPDGVISNRRNVMEQLDWSFEAFTCAEQVHSNEVHVVTLEDIGRGRANRESAIQHTDALITNESNVLLAMYYADCVPLYFYDPVTDSMGLAHAGWKGTVSEIAVKTVEKMKAVYGVQPQNLLAAIGPSIGGCCYEVDESVLKNVRPLLDSFSTSEQTIDASEIIKPQAQSDRALLDLKHLNRHLMIKAGILPSRIEMSSWCTSCRTDLFFSHRKENGVAGRMMSWLGRK from the coding sequence TTGGAACCGTTTCAATTGCAACTAAACAATGAAAAATCTTCATCACTGTTATTGCTACAATCTTGGTGCGAGCTGAATGGTGTAACCGCAGGTTTTACAACAAGGCAATCTGATAACACGGCACTTCACGTTGGGGATGATCCCGACGGTGTAATAAGCAACCGCAGAAACGTCATGGAACAGCTGGACTGGTCTTTTGAAGCATTCACATGTGCGGAGCAGGTCCATAGCAATGAAGTGCACGTCGTAACCCTTGAGGACATAGGGAGAGGCCGGGCGAACAGAGAAAGTGCCATACAACATACAGATGCGTTAATAACGAACGAATCGAATGTGCTGCTGGCGATGTATTACGCTGATTGCGTTCCTCTGTACTTCTATGATCCTGTAACCGATAGTATGGGACTAGCCCATGCTGGTTGGAAGGGTACAGTTTCTGAAATTGCAGTCAAAACCGTTGAGAAAATGAAAGCAGTTTATGGAGTTCAGCCACAGAATTTACTGGCGGCTATTGGTCCGTCTATAGGTGGTTGTTGTTATGAAGTGGATGAATCCGTGCTGAAAAATGTGCGCCCATTGTTGGACTCTTTTTCGACAAGTGAGCAAACAATAGATGCTTCTGAGATTATAAAGCCACAGGCACAAAGTGACCGTGCGCTCCTTGACTTGAAACATTTAAACCGACATCTTATGATAAAAGCAGGAATTTTGCCGAGCCGCATCGAAATGTCATCATGGTGTACTAGTTGTCGTACAGATCTGTTCTTTTCCCACCGTAAGGAAAATGGTGTAGCAGGACGAATGATGAGCTGGCTAGGCAGGAAATAG
- a CDS encoding YggS family pyridoxal phosphate-dependent enzyme, whose translation MTLQSRLRDVENRLEQACLRSGRKREDIQIIAVTKYVSLETAQAVVREGISHIGENRWPNAKTKWEALKEQAVFHYIGSLQTNKVKDVIGKFDYIHSLDRLSLAEAIHNRAQMLDIQVPCFLQVNVSGEQSKQGLVPENVEQFILDIKRYDRIRPIGLMTMAPYESEPESTRTIFRALRHLRDKLNELSILDEPMLELSMGMSNDFEVAIEEGATSVRLGTVLVGKEEMEEG comes from the coding sequence GTGACATTACAGAGCCGTCTACGAGACGTAGAAAATCGGCTGGAGCAAGCTTGTTTAAGAAGCGGCAGAAAACGTGAAGACATACAGATAATTGCAGTCACAAAGTACGTTTCGCTTGAAACGGCTCAGGCTGTTGTGAGAGAAGGCATATCCCACATCGGAGAAAACCGTTGGCCGAATGCTAAAACGAAATGGGAAGCGTTAAAGGAGCAAGCTGTTTTTCACTACATAGGCTCCCTGCAAACAAACAAGGTAAAGGATGTCATCGGAAAATTTGATTACATTCATTCCTTAGATCGTCTTTCTTTAGCTGAAGCCATTCATAACCGTGCACAGATGCTTGATATACAAGTTCCTTGTTTCTTGCAAGTGAATGTATCTGGCGAACAGTCAAAGCAGGGCTTGGTCCCAGAAAATGTCGAGCAATTCATTCTTGATATCAAGCGTTATGACAGGATTCGGCCTATTGGATTAATGACTATGGCTCCTTATGAAAGTGAGCCAGAGTCAACAAGAACAATCTTCCGTGCGCTTCGACACCTTAGAGACAAGCTAAATGAGTTGTCCATTCTTGATGAGCCAATGTTAGAGCTTTCAATGGGAATGTCAAATGATTTTGAGGTCGCGATTGAAGAAGGAGCGACTTCGGTGCGTTTGGGAACGGTATTGGTAGGGAAAGAAGAGATGGAGGAGGGATAG
- a CDS encoding YggT family protein, whose protein sequence is MEQIEEYIWILYTIYRYMLIIYVLMSWLPTVKESFVGELLGKLVEPYLKPFRRIIPPIGGMLDISPIIAFFALGFLAQGLIAVLNIVF, encoded by the coding sequence TTGGAACAAATAGAAGAATATATTTGGATCTTGTATACCATCTATCGCTACATGTTAATTATTTACGTACTTATGTCCTGGTTGCCTACCGTTAAAGAAAGCTTCGTAGGAGAGCTTCTCGGTAAGCTAGTTGAGCCTTACTTAAAGCCTTTCAGACGGATAATTCCACCAATTGGCGGAATGTTAGACATATCGCCGATTATTGCTTTCTTTGCATTAGGGTTCCTTGCTCAAGGGCTAATCGCAGTTCTGAACATCGTTTTCTAA
- a CDS encoding cell division protein SepF produces MGVMNRFLNYLGLQEEQEQEQERERLAGQEEQEIETPTFDSRKQSGKNNVVSIHSQKNARVVLTEPRSYDEAQEIADQLKSRRSVIVNLQRVRRDQAIRIVDFLSGTVYALGGNISKLGSDIFLCTPDSVEVSGTITEMLKEEADDYAKMR; encoded by the coding sequence ATGGGTGTTATGAATCGCTTCTTGAATTATTTAGGTTTGCAGGAGGAACAAGAGCAGGAGCAAGAACGTGAGCGACTGGCTGGGCAAGAGGAACAAGAAATTGAAACCCCTACGTTTGATTCACGTAAACAATCAGGAAAGAACAATGTTGTAAGCATTCATTCGCAGAAAAATGCTCGAGTCGTTCTAACTGAGCCGCGCTCATACGATGAGGCACAGGAAATCGCGGATCAATTAAAATCGCGTCGTTCTGTCATTGTGAATTTGCAGCGTGTAAGAAGAGATCAAGCAATAAGAATCGTAGACTTTTTAAGCGGTACCGTTTATGCGCTTGGAGGTAATATCTCTAAGCTTGGCTCAGACATCTTCCTCTGCACGCCGGATTCGGTGGAAGTGTCGGGAACGATAACGGAAATGCTAAAAGAGGAAGCCGATGACTACGCCAAAATGAGGTGA
- a CDS encoding YlmH family RNA-binding protein — MSHKEIYEHFHPDEKAFVDRAWEWVERAAERHETKRTDFLDPRQAHILFTLANRHPDAQVLLNGGSEKAERQRAIVAPDYKVLDDIDMGIVILDISSDDRRISELDHGDYLGALLGLGIKRDKIGDLHVSESGCHALIAEDIGNFLLGHMKQAHRIDVNVSVRPLADLREVKVELVEQVLSVASMRLDGVASDVFRLSRTKIVAPIKAGRCRVSWKPVEDPSFQLREGDMVSMKGFGRFKVLEVEGVSKSGRVRVRVGKFV; from the coding sequence ATGTCTCATAAAGAAATATACGAGCATTTTCATCCGGATGAAAAAGCATTTGTGGATCGCGCTTGGGAGTGGGTCGAACGTGCCGCTGAACGTCATGAGACGAAGCGGACCGATTTTCTCGATCCACGCCAAGCGCATATTTTATTTACACTTGCAAATCGCCATCCAGATGCACAGGTTCTACTTAACGGCGGTAGCGAAAAGGCTGAACGTCAACGAGCTATAGTAGCACCGGATTATAAGGTGCTGGATGATATCGATATGGGTATAGTAATCTTGGATATTTCTTCGGATGACCGCCGAATTTCGGAGTTGGATCACGGAGATTATTTAGGTGCTTTACTCGGACTTGGTATTAAACGAGATAAAATCGGGGATTTACACGTTAGTGAGTCAGGCTGCCATGCTCTTATTGCTGAAGATATTGGCAATTTCTTACTGGGGCATATGAAGCAAGCTCACCGTATAGACGTGAATGTGTCTGTGAGGCCGCTGGCTGACCTCCGAGAGGTTAAAGTGGAGCTTGTGGAGCAAGTGCTCTCTGTTGCTTCTATGCGTCTTGACGGCGTAGCTAGCGATGTCTTCAGATTGAGTAGAACGAAAATTGTTGCTCCGATTAAAGCAGGCCGTTGCCGAGTCAGTTGGAAGCCGGTAGAGGATCCCTCTTTTCAATTGAGGGAAGGTGACATGGTTTCGATGAAGGGTTTTGGTCGATTTAAGGTGCTCGAAGTGGAAGGCGTGTCAAAAAGTGGCAGAGTTCGAGTGCGAGTCGGTAAATTTGTGTAG